Proteins encoded by one window of Cloeon dipterum chromosome 2, ieCloDipt1.1, whole genome shotgun sequence:
- the LOC135936409 gene encoding pro-resilin-like, whose protein sequence is MHLHPTMRVLAVLLAALAITADAAVTKGKSAAAKKREAPIASANTPSTSYGPPAFSPGRPINTGSSPNSRNGQTVASFPQSQPSNSYGAPSQQSPGFGGLSGGQGSGRLPSSFGSSGNNAPRQFSAPSSSYGAPSAPSGGGFGGQQPSSSYGAPSGPRPAAPQQPSQSYGAPSAPQQSSQGFGAPSAQRPSQSYGAPSSGPSGGFGAPSGGAGGFGTQQPSGLYGAPSAGRPQQPSQQYGAPSGGGRQGGFGGQQQQQQQPSQSYGAPSNAGPSGFGGQSSGSSGGFGSQQPSSSYGAPSSGSRPTSAQPSQSYGAPSASPSGGFGGQQPSSSYGAPSSGSRPSSAQPSQSYGAPSAGPASGFGQQPSQSFGAPGNAAPQQPSQSYGVPSAGFGQQQSSFGNQNNNAGGSGYPRGGASQPSFSAPASTYGAPQQSGPSFGTPNSAPQQPSQTYGTPNSAPQAPSQQYGAPSAAPQGPTPAASNPRQQAPSQSYGAPNAAPQAPSQSYGAPSRNTGAAQAPSQSYGTPNNGNFGLGPASNTYANDPRQNTLSNQQQFGGASSGGFGGYPSGGSSPAQQPSQSYGAPSSAPAGGAQQQGGYPSGNQGGYPQGGPSQGGFSAPSQNYGAPSAGGNNFGPQQQPSQNYGAPSAGGNNFGAQQPQQPSSTYGAPNQRPSAPSSQPAQGFGGNAGFGGSPSPTFGSPSPQAPGSNYGAPAQGGSNSGPYSPAGVPSGPRFNAEQVPQNFGASQDNFNAGGSRAAPSPNYGTPSHRGPTGSQGYVY, encoded by the exons ATGCACTTGCATCCCACAATGAGG GTGCTTGCAGTTTTGCTAGCTGCTCTGGCGATTACCGCCGACGCAGCCGTGACGAAGGGCAAAAGTGCTGCTGCCAAGAAGCGAGAGG CTCCGATCGCCAGCGCCAACACGCCGTCTACCTCCTATGGTCCTCCCGCGTTCTCGCCTGGTAGACCCATCAACACCGGCAGCTCGCCCAACAGCAGGAACGGTCAGACTGTTGCTTCCTTCCCGCAGTCGCAGCCGTCCAACTCCTACGGCGCTCCTTCTCAGCAGAGCCCTGGATTCGGAGGACTGTCCGGAGGTCAAGGCAGCGGTCGTCTGCCCTCCTCCTTTGGTTCATCTGGAAACAACGCACCTCGCCAGTTCAGCGCTCCCTCGTCGTCTTATGGCGCCCCTAGCGCCCCATCCGGCGGTGGTTTTGGCGGACAGCAGCCTTCCTCATCTTATGGCGCACCCTCCGGACCCAGACCTGCAGCCCCCCAGCAACCCTCGCAGAGCTATGGTGCCCCTAGCGCTCCCCAGCAGTCCTCGCAGGGCTTTGGCGCTCCCAGCGCCCAGCGTCCTTCCCAGTCTTATGGAGCACCCAGCAGCGGCCCCAGCGGCGGATTCGGAGCACCCAGCGGCGGTGCCGGAGGATTTGGTACTCAACAGCCATCCGGTCTGTACGGCGCCCCCAGTGCTGGTAGGCCTCAGCAACCTTCTCAACAATATGGCGCACCTAGCGGCGGTGGAAGGCAGGGAGGATTCGGcggacagcagcagcaacagcagcagccctCGCAGTCTTACGGCGCACCTAGCAACGCAGGCCCCTCAGGTTTTGGAGGCCAGTCCTCTGGAAGCTCTGGTGGATTTGGAAGTCAGCAACCCTCTTCTAGCTACGGTGCACCTTCCTCAGGTTCTAGGCCGACTTCCGCTCAGCCCTCTCAATCGTACGGCGCTCCCAGTGCTAGTCCCAGCGGTGGATTTGGAGGTCAGCAGCCCTCTTCTAGCTACGGTGCACCTTCCTCAGGTTCTAGGCCCTCTTCCGCTCAGCCCTCTCAATCGTACGGCGCTCCCAGTGCTGGTCCTGCTTCTGGATTTGGACAGCAGCCTTCCCAGTCCTTTGGAGCTCCTGGCAATGCCGCCCCTCAGCAGCCCTCTCAATCGTACGGTGTCCCCAGTGCTGGATTTGGCCAGCAGCAGTCGTCATTCGGCAACCAGAATAATAATGCTGGCGGATCAGGATACCCTAGAGGTGGCGCAAGCCAGCCTAGTTTCTCGGCTCCTGCCTCAACTTACGGCGCCCCTCAACAGTCCGGCCCATCTTTCGGCACCCCAAACTCCGCTCCCCAGCAGCCTTCTCAGACTTATGGAACCCCTAACTCCGCACCTCAAGCCCCATCCCAGCAGTATGGAGCTCCCAGCGCCGCACCCCAAGGCCCGACCCCTGCTGCCTCAAACCCTCGTCAACAGGCCCCGTCCCAATCATATGGAGCACCTAACGCCGCGCCCCAGGCACCATCTCAATCGTATGGAGCGCCCAGCAGAAATACTGGAGCTGCTCAAGCGCCTTCTCAGTCGTACGGAACACCCAACAATG GCAACTTTGGTCTTGGTCCTGCTAGCAACACCTATGCTAACGACCCCAGGCAGAACACACTGAGCAACCAGCAGCAATTCGGAGGCGCCAGCAGCGGTGGCTTCGGAGGATACCCATCTGGAGGCTCCAGCCCAGCCCAGCAGCCCTCTCAGTCGTACGGTGCCCCTAGCTCTGCCCCTGCTGGCGGTGCTCAGCAACAAGGAGGCTACCCCAGTGGAAACCAGGGCGGCTACCCTCAAGGAGGACCAAGCCAGGGCGGATTTTCTGCTCCTTCCCAGAACTATGGAGCGCCCTCTGCTGGAGGAAACAACTTCGGTCCCCAGCAGCAACCTTCCCAGAACTACGGCGCCCCCAGCGCAGGAGGCAACAACTTTGGCGctcagcagccgcagcagcctTCCTCGACCTACGGCGCGCCTAACCAGCGTCCTTCTGCACcgtccagccagccagcccaaGGTTTCGGCGGAAACGCCGGATTCGGTGGCTCACCGTCCCCAACATTCGGCTCTCCCTCCCCTCAGGCTCCAGGTAGCAACTATGGAGCTCCCGCCCAAG GAGGTTCCAACAGTGGTCCCTATTCTCCCGCAGGAGTACCCTCTGGACCCCGCTTCAACGCTGAGCAGGTTCCCCAGAACTTCGGTGCTTCTCAGGACAACTTCAATGCGGGTGGAAGCAGAGCCGCTCCCTCCCCCAACTACGGAACACCTTCCCACCGTGGCCCGACCGGATCGCAAGGATATGTCTACTAA
- the LOC135937060 gene encoding chromobox protein homolog 1-like isoform X1: MSKKHDDAGDNQEEEEEYSVEKVLDKRIRNGKTEYLLKWKGYSDADNTWEPEENLDCPDLISTFENSRKEKEMKKKEKPEKEKAKKRPAPASVTEDKPKPPQKKKTAEISLQEDSKPRGFARNLEPEKIIGATDSSGELMFLMKWKGTDEADLVPSRQANKECPQVVIAFYEERLTWHQSNHDEVEANES, translated from the exons ATGTCCAAGAAGCACGATGATGCTGGTGACAACcaagaggaggaggaagaataCTCCGTGGAGAAGGTGCTGGACAAACGCATAAGGAATGGAAAGACAGAATATCTGCTTAAGTGGAAGGGCTATTCAGA TGCTGACAACACTTGGGAACCTGAGGAGAACCTTGACTGCCCAGATCTCATCTCTACCTTTGAGAACAGTCGCAAAGAAAAGGAGAtgaagaaaaaggaaaagcctGAAAAGGAGAAGGCTAAGAAGAGACCAGCACCAGCTTCTGTCACAGAAGACAAGCCAAAGCCACCACAAAAGAAGAAAACAGCAGAG ATTTCATTGCAGGAGGACAGTAAGCCGCGTGGTTTCGCGCGAAACTTGGAACCCGAGAAGATCATTGGAGCCACAGACTCCAGTGGAGAGCTCATGTTCCTGATGAAGTG GAAAGGAACTGACGAAGCAGACCTAGTACCTTCCCGCCAGGCCAACAAGGAATGCCCCCAGGTGGTGATTGCCTTCTATGAAGAGCGACTCACTTGGCACCAGTCAAACCATGATGAAGTTGAGGCGAATGAAAGTTAG
- the LOC135937060 gene encoding chromobox protein homolog 1-like isoform X2: MSKKHDDAGDNQEEEEEYSVEKVLDKRIRNGKTEYLLKWKGYSDADNTWEPEENLDCPDLISTFENSRKEKEMKKKEKPEKEKAKKRPAPASVTEDKPKPPQKKKTAEEDSKPRGFARNLEPEKIIGATDSSGELMFLMKWKGTDEADLVPSRQANKECPQVVIAFYEERLTWHQSNHDEVEANES, encoded by the exons ATGTCCAAGAAGCACGATGATGCTGGTGACAACcaagaggaggaggaagaataCTCCGTGGAGAAGGTGCTGGACAAACGCATAAGGAATGGAAAGACAGAATATCTGCTTAAGTGGAAGGGCTATTCAGA TGCTGACAACACTTGGGAACCTGAGGAGAACCTTGACTGCCCAGATCTCATCTCTACCTTTGAGAACAGTCGCAAAGAAAAGGAGAtgaagaaaaaggaaaagcctGAAAAGGAGAAGGCTAAGAAGAGACCAGCACCAGCTTCTGTCACAGAAGACAAGCCAAAGCCACCACAAAAGAAGAAAACAGCAGAG GAGGACAGTAAGCCGCGTGGTTTCGCGCGAAACTTGGAACCCGAGAAGATCATTGGAGCCACAGACTCCAGTGGAGAGCTCATGTTCCTGATGAAGTG GAAAGGAACTGACGAAGCAGACCTAGTACCTTCCCGCCAGGCCAACAAGGAATGCCCCCAGGTGGTGATTGCCTTCTATGAAGAGCGACTCACTTGGCACCAGTCAAACCATGATGAAGTTGAGGCGAATGAAAGTTAG